A segment of the Sphingopyxis sp. OAS728 genome:
GTTTGCCGATATGATTGACCGCGAACTGGACGTGCCCGTCCATCCCGCCGATCGGGAATTCATAGCGCGCGACGGCATTGCCCTTGAACTTCGCGGTGACCGGCAGGCGTGAACCCGACGGGGCGAGCAGATCGTTGCCCGGCGTCGTGCAGTCGAAATCGGCGTTCGCAATGGCGCAGAAATCGCGGCGAATCGTCGCATCGTTATAGCTGCCGCCCATGCCGAGCGAGAAGCCGCCCGAACGATAGCTGACGTCGGCCTCGATCCCGCGGATGCGCGCGATACCGGCATTGCGCACTTCGCTGAGCCCGTTGGCGCCGAGGAAGGAGAGCTGGATGTTCTTCCAGTCCTCCTGATAGACCGCGCCGTTGAAGCGGACGGGACCGAAACTGGTCTTCCACCCGAGCTCGTAGTTATCGAGCGTGTCCGAGCCGTAGGGCGGGAGTGAGCCGCGGCGGTTGATGCCGCCGGGACGGAAGCCGCGCGACCAGGTCGCGTACATCATCACATCGTCGGTGAATTTGTACGTCAGGTTCAGCTTGTGGATGAAGTCGGTTTTCTTCGTCCGTTTGTCGAGGTTGGTGCACGGCGAGCCGTCGACGACCGCCGGTCCCTGACACGCATAAACCGGATTGCTGCTGAAACCGGGGTTGTTGTAGCCGAAGAAGCCGACAAGGCTGTTGTCGAACTTGTAGAGGCGGCCGCCACCGGTCAGCGTCAGCTTGTCGGTGATGTCGAAGCTGAGTTCGCCGAAGGCAGCATAGTCGCGGTCGACGCGTTGCTGCTTGGTAAGCCAGATATTGTCGACGGTGGTCGGCACCTCCAGATCGTCGGACAGATTGTCGATGATATAATGTTGTTCGATATTGTGCGACTGGCGCTGGTAGAACAGACCGCCGATAAAGCGGATGCGCGCATCGGCGGGTGAGGCGACGCGGATTTCGCCGAAATTGCGGCGATAGCGATCGATGCCCTTGATATACTGGTTCGGACTGATCTGGTCGCCGGCGTTGTCGTAGAGATAGACCGCCGAACCGAAGAGCGCGTCGTAGAAATAGGCGTAATCCGAATAGTCGCTGTCGGTCAGCGTCTTGCGGCGCAGGTGACCGCCGGTGACCGTCAGATCCCAATTGCCGATCTTGCCCTCGATCGTCAGCGCCGCCTGGATCCATTTATCGTCGCTGCGTTCGGGGTTATACTGCACCGTCTGCAGGCTGCGCGTCACCGCCGACGAGCGTTCCTGCGCAAAGCTGCCGTTCGCTTTCTGGATCTGCCCCATCAAGGTCGGGCGGATCGTCCAGTCGTCGTCGAGCTCGATGCCGAGCGCGAGGCGGCCACCATAGGTGTCGACGGTGTTGTAATCCTTCTCGACCAGATCGGCGTTGTTCTGCGTGATGTCGTCGCCGGGCAGGTTGATGACCGTGTCATTCTCGCCATCGCCGTCGGTGTCGGTGTTCTGGCTGATCGGATAGACGCGGGTGCCCGCGATATTGTCGATATAGCCCGCGTCGTGGCGGTACCAGCCGACAATGCGGAGCGCCGCGCGGTCGCTGAGCCGCGCATTGACGAAACCTTCGGCAACGCCGCCGATGCCGCCGCGCGTCACGCTGTTGAGTTCGAGCCCGACCGAGCCATAGGTGCCGCTGGTGTCGGGCCGGTTGGTGACCAGCTTGATCGTACCCGCCATCGAGCTTGCGCCATAGAGCGTGCCCTGCGGTCCCGCGAGCGCCTCGACGCGCGCGAAGTCATAGGCGTGGATGTCGAGCGCGCCCTGAATGGTCGTGATCGGCATTTCGTCCAAGTAAGTGCCGACCGTCGGCAGCGAGGTCGAGTGGTTGGCGTTTTCGCCCGACGCGACGCCGCGGAAATAAACCTGGCTGAACCCCGGCGCGAGCGTCTGGATCGTCACCGACGGCAGGAATTTGACGACGTCCTGGAATTCCTTGACCTGCAATTCCTGAAGCCGCTCGTTCCCGATCGCGGTGATTGCCAGCGGCACATCCTGCAGATTTTCTTCGCGCTTCGACGCGGTGACGACGATGTCGCGGTCGTCGTCGGTGTTGTTTTGCTGGGCCAGCGCGGTTCCCGACGTGCACAGGATCGTGCTGCCGAGCAGGAACGCGCCACTCTTGGTAAGCACTGCCGATAGTTTCCGCATGGAATCCCCCTCAGATGACAGTCATATGACGTGAGAATGACGCGGCGCGGCGCAAGCGCAAGCATTGTTGTGCAGTGCAGCGGTTGTTGGTCGAAAATGTCGCATGCTGTTGCCTAAAGGCAACGTTTTGTCGCGGCGGCGCTCAGCGAAAATCGGCGGGATCGGCAGGATAGGCGCCGAGGACCGGGCCGAGCGCGTGTTTGAGCGGATCGAGCCATATTTCATAGGGTTGCCACTGGTCGACGCCGTCGCGGTTGATCGGCCGGCGGACTTGTTCGCTCGACGCCGTGCGCACCGCGCGCGCATTGGCGTGAAAGGACAAACAGGCCTCCTCGAACGGCTGGTTCAGAAAGGCGAGCATCGCACGCACTTCGGCTTCGGGGTCGTCGAGCAGCGCCTCGTGGATCACTCGGTGGACGTGCCCCGGCTGCACGCGATCGATATGCGCCATCAGGCGGACATAGTCGCGGTAATAGCCGCCGACGTCGGCGAGGCCGTAGCTGAACGCCTGCCCCTTGGCGTAATGCTGGCGGAAGTTCGAAAAACAGCAGTCGAGCGGATGGCGCCGCGCGTCGATGATCTTCGCGTTCGGCAGGATCAGGCGGATGAAGGCGGTGTAGAGCCAGTTGTTCGGCAGCTTGTCGATATAGAAGGGCTTGTCGGTCTTGCGCTGCACTGCGGTGCGCTGGATGAACGCCGCGCCCATTTCGGCCAGCCGTTCGGGCGGCGTATCGGCCAGCGCCTCGATCCATCGGCGCCCGTCGTCATACGCCTCGCGGCCGAGACCGAGCGCGAGCGCCGGAATGTCGGGCAGCTCCATCGTGCCCTCGATCGCCGAATGGCAGCTAAGGATCTGCTCGATCAGCGTCGATCCGGCGCGCGGCATGCCGAGGATGAAGATGGGATCGGGTGCCGGGTCGCCCGCGCCGGCGCGCGACGCGAAGAGTTCGGGGGTGCAGGCGGCGATGATCGCATCGACAGCTGCGCTCGTTTCGGCGGCGCGATAGCCGAGCTGGGCCGACCGGATCGCGTTGCCTGCGGCATAGTGACGGAATGCCGGTTCATATTCCGCGACATCGTCATAGGCTTTGCCCAGCGCGAAATGCAGGTGCAGCCGGTCGTCGGCGCGCGCGTCGGCATCGGGCTCGGCCGCAACCAGCGCGGCTTCCATCGCGGCGCGGTCGTCCGCATCGAAACGGATCGTCTTGAGATTGGCGAGGCTCCACCAGATTTCGCCGAGCCCCGGGTCGGCGGCGAGCGCGCGGCGATAGGCGGCAATGCTGTCGTCCTGCCGCCCGACGGTCTTGAGCATATGGCCATAGCTCATCCAGAGCTTGGCATGGTCGGGAAAGCGGCGCGTCAGTTCTGCATAGAGCGCGAGCGCCTCGTCATAGCCGCCGATGCGGCCGAGCGCCGCAGCGCGGAGGTTCGCATGCGCCGGATTGTCGGGATCGTCGCCGAGCACGGCATGGAGCGTCTCGGCAGCTGCCGCGAAGCGGTTCTGCTTGTAATAGACGGTGGCGAGATTGGCGCGCGCGGCGCCGAAACCCGGCGCGAGCTCCAACGCACGCGACAGCAGTTTTTCGGCGTCCTCATAACGCCCGATCCGCCCCGCGACCTCGGCGAGCATGCGGATCGCCGCGACATCGGTCGCATCTTCGCGCAGCCGCTGGCGCAGCGCGCCCTCGGCATCGGGCAGCCGGTCCTCGGCGAGCGCCAGCGCGGCATCGACCATCGCTTCATCGTGGATCGTCGCGCCGACCGCGGCGAGCGACGCCGCCTGCGCCTCCGCCTCGCGGTTCAGCGCGCGGAGCGCATGCGCGGCGAGGCGGTGCGCGGCCGCCGATGTCGGCACTTCGTCGATGATCGCCTGTGCCTGCGCCAGCGCCGCGCCCGGCTGCCCGTTCAATAGCTGGCGGGCGTTGGCGAGTGCTTGATCGAGCGTGACGGTCGCCAACGTGGCTGCCTTCAGCTTTTCGCCGCGCGCGCTTTCGCGACGGCCTGCTTCAATCCATCATAACCAATCTGGCCCTGGAACAGCTGGTTGCCGACGATCCACGTCGGGGTCGCGTTGAGCTGCAGCTGGGTCGCGATCGCGAGGTTGCTGTCGAGTTCGCGCTGGAACAGTGCCTCGTTCGCGGTCGCGTCGGCGGTGCCGTCGGTGACGACGCCGACCTTGGCGGCCGCGGCGGCGATCGCCGCCTTGTCGAGCGATCCGCTCGCGAACATCGCGTGGTGGAAGGCGTCATATTTGCCCTGCCGCGCGGCGGCGAGCGCCATGATCGCGGCGTCGCGGCTTTGCGGCGCGATGATCGGCAGTTCGCGGAACACGACCTTCAGGCGCTTGTCTTCGCGGATCAGCCGGTCGACGTCGGGCACGCTCGCGCGGCAGAAGCCGCAGGCATAGTCGGTGAACACGACGAGCGTCACATCGCCGTCGGCATTGCCCGCCCATGCGCCGGCATAGGGTTTTTCGAGCGCGGGGCGGATCGCGTCGATCGCCTTGGCGATTTCGCCATTGCGCTGCGCCTCGAGCGCCTCGGGGATGATCTGGGGGTTCGCCTTGATATAATCGGCGACGATGGTTTCGACCTCGCTCTTGCTCATCCCGCCGCCGAGGCGGCCGCCAAGCCAGAAGACGAGGGCGAGCAGCAATATGCCGCCGAGCGCCAAGCCCCATGTGCGTGTCGAAACGCCATCCATCCCGGTCCCCTTGATTTGCGGCAGGCGCTGCGCCGACATCGCTTTGGTCGTTGCAGCTCTTTTCGCCGGCTGGGCGATAGGAGAGCGATCGTCGCCGTCCATCGCATGCGGTGTGGCCGTCGGCGCGGGTTTCGCCACCGCCGGAATCATCGTGTCGCCGGCGAAGAGCGGCAGGTCGGGCGCGGCAGGCGCACTCGCCTGCGCCGCGGCGGCTTCCTCACGCGCGAGCAATTGTTCGAGGCCCGAAGGCGGCGGCGCCAGTTCCTCGCGCGGGGCGGGGCGCAGCTTGCTTGCGGCATCGCCGATGCCGTCGCGAAGGCTTTCGCCGCTCGCCTTGGCGATGTCGACGACCCCCGCCTTGGTCTTGCCCGCAACCTCGCCGAGCCCGCGTCCGGCTTCGCTCGACAGCTTCGCGACCTTGTCGCCGAGCGCCATCTTGTCCCACGCCTCGCCGCTCGCCTTTGCGGCGGCGCGGCCGGCTTGCGCCGACCCGCGTCCTGCCGCGCGTGCGGCGCGCGCAGTGACAGCACCGGTCTTCGCGGCCAATTCGCGCGCGCGGCGCGGGATTTCCATCGCTTCGACGCGCGCGGGGATGTCGGCGCGATCGCCGACGCGGATCGTCCAGTCGGCAAAGGCCTCGGCGCCGTCGCGGATGCGGTCCCACAGATTTGCGGCGCCCGCCTTGATTGCTTCGGGTTTCACCAGCGGATCGCGCGGCTTTTCGGGCGCGCTGTATCGCGCGAGGTCGATGCCGACGGGCGGCTCGTCCTTCGGCTTGGCCAATCCTTCGTCATGCGCGGGCGCGCCGCCCGTCGGCGTCGGCGCGGGGTCGCGTAGCCACGGCTGGTAATAATCGTCTTTCTTGTCGGTCACTTATCGCCCTCGAGCATCACGGAAATGCGACGCGTCGCCCCTGTCTTCACCCGAAACTAACGCCGTTTGCGCTCGCGTTCCACCTCGGCGCGAGCCACCAGCGAAATATCCTGTGCACGGATCCAGTCGGGCGAGCCCTGGGGCAAGCCCTGCATCGCCATATCGGCATTACGCAGCGCGAGCCCCGACTGTCCACCCTCCAACTGATAACGTTCGGCCGAGGCGAGCGCAGCGCGCGCCTGATCGCCCTTGTTCGCATAGACGATTCCGAGCTGATACCAGGCGAACGGGTTCTGGTTGTCGAGCGCGACTGCGGTCTTCAGCACCTCTTCGGCTTCGGCATAGTTCGCCGGGTCTTCGGTCGCGATCAGCGCATGGCCCAGCGTCGCGCTGATCAGCGGCTGCGCCCGCGAGTTGGTCACCGCCTTGCGCAGCGCCGGGATTGCTTCCTTCGGCCGCCCCGATTCGAGCAGCACCTGGCCCTCGAGCTCAAGGAAATAGGGATCGCTCGGGTTGGTCGCGAGCAGGCCCTCGACCTCGGTCAGCGCCTTTTGCGGATAGGCGCTCTTGTGCCAGGCATAGGCGCGGGCATAGCGCGCCGGAATCGTCGTGTTGCTCTCAGGGAATTTGCGCAGCGTGCGCTCGGGCTCGGCCATATAGCCCGACAGCTTCGCCTTGATCCGCTGGAAACGCGCCTCGATCTTCGGGTCGGCGGGCTTTTCCCATGCGGGGTCGATCACATAGACTTCGCGCAGCGTCTGGATGCGATCGCCCGACATCGGGTGGGTGCGGCCATAGGCTTGATCGTCGTCCTGCTTGACCCCGTAACGGAATTCGAGGTTCTGCAATTTCTTGAAGAAGGCGAGGCTGCCGCGACCGCTGATCCCGGCCTTCGACAGATATTGCGCACCCGCGGCGTCGGCGGTCGATTCCTGGACGCGGCTGAACGCGAGGAACTTGCCGAGCGCGGCCTGTTGGCCCGCCATCATGATGCCCATGCCGGCCTCGCCGCCGCCCGCCGCAATCGCCGCAGCGCCGAGCAGCAGGCTGAGCAGCGATATGCCCGTCGCGGTCTTGGCGCCTTCGTTGACGCGGATTGCATGGCCACCCATCACATGGCCGAGCTCGTGCGCGAGCACGCCCTGCACCTCTTCGGCGCTGTCGGCCGCCTCGATCAGCCCGCTGAAAACATAGATATCCTGACTGCCCGCGACAAAGGCGTTGATGCTGCGGTCGCCGAGCAGATGGACGCGCACCTGACCCGGCTTCAGCCCCGCGGCGACGAGCAGCGGGTCCATCATGTCCTGGAACAGTGCTTCGGTTTCGGCGTCGCGCAGGATCGACTGCGCCATCGAAGGCCGCACCGCGATGGCGAACATTGCGAGCAATGTCAGCGCGATACGAAACAGGGAGCGCAGTCTTTGCGCCCCGAATGCGGGCTGCGGTGGGAGAGCAGTCATCCCCGCCTCTCTTGCGCCGCGCGCCTGAACCCCGAGTGAAGCCATGTGGGCTTATTGGGGTTCGGGTCGCGCGGACGCAAGGTGTGAAGCGTGCTTATGCGATCAATCGGCCGCGATCAGTTGCCAAATGTGCGCTGCCACCAGCCGCGGCGCGGTTCGCCATCGGAGCCTTCGCCATCCTGGTCGCCATCGGCGGCGACCGGCTCGGCCTCGCGCGTGGCTTCGGGCGCGGCTTCAGCGGCGACCGCCTTCTTGGCGCGGCTCGCGCGCTTTTTCGGCGCGGGCTTTGCGGGCGCGGCTTCGGGTTCGGCCTCGGCGACGGGCGCTGCCTCGACGGCTTCGACCACCGGTTCAGCGGCAACCGCTTCGGCTTCTGCCGCAGCTTTGGTCTTGCGCGGGGCGCGCTTGCGCTTGGGCTTTTCCTCGGCGGCTGGCGCTTCTTCGGCGACCGGTTCGGCGGCTTCGACCACCTCTACCGGCGCCGCTTCGGCTTCGACGGCAGCCTCGTCGGCGCCATCGACCGCATCGGGCTTTTTGCGACCACGTCCACCACGACGGCGGCGCGGCTTGGCTTCGGCGTCCTCGGCTTCCGTCTCGGGCGCAGCCTCGACAGCTTCGACCGGCGCAGCTTCGCCATCTTCGGCGTCGGCGGCATCGCCACCGCGATCCTCGCCGCCTTCGGTCGCTTCGCCGGCTTCACTGCCTTCCTCGTCGCGGCGGCCGCGGCGGCCACGGCGGCGGCGGCGGCGGCGCTTGCGGCCCTCGCCCTCGCCATCGCCTTCCTCGCGCTCGCGTGCGCCTTCTTCGCGATCACGCGAACGCGCCGGACGCTCTTCGGCGGCTTCTTCTTCGGCTTCTTCTTCCTCTTCCTCGGGATAATCGTCGTCATCGTCCTCGATCGGGGCGATCGGGGCGAAGCTGCGGCGCGCGATCGGCGGCGGACCGCTGACCTCGACCGCCATACGCGCACCCTCGGTCTCGCCGTCGGGCAGGATTTCGACCGTGACGCCGTAAAGTTCCTCGATTTCGCGCAGTTCGCGGCGCTTTTCGTTGAGGAGGTAGAAGGTCGCTTCCTGGCTCGCGCGCAGGGTGATCTTGTTCCCCTTGCCGCGTGCGGCTTCCTCTTCGATCAGGCGCAGCGCGCTGAGGCCCGCCGAGCTGGCGGTGCGGACGAGGCCGGTGCCTTCGCAATGCGGGCACGGACGCGTCGACGCTTCGAGCACGCCGGTGCGCAGGCGCTGGCGGCTCATCTCCATCAGGCCAAAGCCCGAGATGCGGCCGACCTGGATGCGCGCGCGGTCGTTCTTCAGCGCATCCTTCATCGCGCGTTCGACCTTACGGACGTTCGAGCCATGGTCCATGTCGATGAAGTCGATCACGACGAGGCCGGCCATGTCGCGCAGGCGGAGCTGGCGGGCGATTTCGGCTGCGGCTTCGAGGTTGGTGCTGAGCGCGGTCTGCTCGATATTATGCTCGCGCGTCGAGCGGCCCGAGTTGATGTCGATCGATACCAAAGCCTCGGTCGGGTTGATCACCAGATAGCCGCCCGATTTCAGCTGGACGACGGGATTGAGCATCCCCGCGAGCTGGTCCTCGACGCCGTAACGCTGATAGAGTGAGACCGGGTCGGCATATTGCTTCACGCGCCGCGCATGGCTCGGCATCAGCAGCTTCATGAACTGCTTCGCGGCCTTATAACCCTCGTCGCCCTCGACGAGCACTTCCTCGATGTCTTTATGATAAATATCGCGGATCGCGCGCTTGACGAGGTCGCTGTCCGAATGGATCAGCGCCGGTGCCGAGCTGCTCAGCGTATTCTCGCGGATCTCGTCCCACAGGCGGGCGAGATAGTCGAAGTCGCGCTTGATCTCGACCTTGGTGCGGCTCATCCCCGCGGTGCGGACGATGCAGCCCATCGTCGGCGGCAGCGCGAGTTCGTCGATCATCGCCTTGAGCTTGCGGCGATCGGCGCCGTTCGAAATCTTGCGGCTGATCCCGCCACCATGCATCGTGTTCGGCATCAGCACGCAATAGCGGCCGGCGAGCGACAGATAGGTGGTGAGCGCGGCGCCCTTGTTGCCGCGTTCTTCCTTGACGACCTGGACCAGCATCACCTGACGGCGACGGATGACGTCCTGGATCTTGTAGCGGCGGCGCAGCGACATACGGTTTTCGCCGTCTTCGTCGTCATTGCGGCGGCTGCGTCCGCGGCCGCCCTTGCGGCCATTGCCGCGTCCACGGCCGCGCCCGCGGCGGTCGCCACGGCTGTCCTTGCCTTCTTCGGTGCCTTCGCTGCCTTCTTCGGCGTCGCCGTTCTCGGCATCGCCATTGTCGTCGCGATCATCATGGTCGTCGTGACCATCGTCATGATCGTCCCGGTCGTCATCGCGGTCGGCACGGCTGTCGCCATTCTCGTCCTCGTCGTGATATTCGACGTCGGCGACATCGCCTTCCAGTTCGTCGAGGTCTTCCTCGGCGCGCTGCGCGGCGGCGGCGGCATGCTCGGCCTCTTCGCGCAACAGCGCGTCGCGGTCTTCCTTCGGAATCTGGTAATAATCGGGGTGGATTTCGCTGAAGGCGAGGAAGCCGTGGCGATTGCCGCCATATTCGATGAACGCCGCCTGCAGCGACGGTTCGACGCGGGTAACCTTGGCCAGATAGATATTGCCCTTGAGCTGCTTGTGCTCAGCGGACTCGAAATCAAACTCCTCGATTCGGTTTCCCTTGGTGACGGCGACCCGGGTTTCTTCCCGGTGCCGCGCGTCGATCAACATGCGCGTGGTCATTGGTAACACTCCAAGCGCGCTTCAGCGCGCCATCAAAAAATCCCGCGAACCTGCCCGAGGACGGGCCGCGGCGGATACGGGTGAAAAGAAAAAAGACGTTATTGCCGAAAGGAGCCTGCGTCCGGTCCTGGACGCGCATGCGGTCTTCACATCCGGCGACGACCGGGGCGAAAGCGCCCGCGTCGCGGAATGAAGAGGGCATGGCAAGCCTCATGCGGCATCAACCTGTTACGGGATGAGCGGGCGGGCAGGGCGGGCGTCTGACGAACGCCCCGACTGTCCGGTCAACCGGGTGGACTGGCGGCAGGTCGCCCTTCCCCGTAAGTCCGGCGCCAAGGCGGCCATGATCCGCAACTTTGCGGAGCAGGCCTTCCCCTCAAAAGGCCGGACGGCACCGGGAACGACACCGTCAGTGAGGGCGTGCTAGCATCGGACCGGGCCGACGGCAACCACAACCACGGCGCAAAGATGGGATGGCGCCGACCTGTTGCAAATATGCAAAACGTGCCGGATATGGTTATTCAGCGGTTAACCGGCCTTTTACACGGGCTGGCTAAAGGTCGTTTGACCATGTTCTGCGGCTGGGGGCGTCATGTTTCGAATAAGCGCTGGACCATTGCTCGTCCCGGGCGGCATAGCCGCGCGATGAGCCTGCTGCTCGCCCTGCTTGGCATGATTGCGACCCCGGCATCGGCGCTGGACAAGCCGTCGGTCACCGCCTCGGCGAGCGCGCTCGACCGCGCATCGCGCGGCGCGCGCGCGCAATGGCCCTCGTCGTCGGCATTCCGCGCCAAACGCCCTGGTAAACGCTACAGCGTGACCGTCCCGATCGGCAAACCCAGGCCCGCGGTCGCGCTGCCGCGGATCGAAGGCCCCGACGATAGCCGCCTGCCGCTCGTGGTGATCGACGCCGGCCATGGCGGGCACGACCCCGGCGCGACCAGTCCGCACAGCGGCAAGCGCGAAAAGGATATCACCCTCGCGCTTGCCCGCGCGATCCGCGCCGACCTGCTCGCTTCGGGCCGGGTGCGCGTCGCGCTGACGCGCGGCGACGACCGTTATCTGGTGCTCGAGGAGCGCTATGGCATCGCGCGCCGGCTGAAAGCCGATCTGTTCATCTCGGTCCACGCCGACGCGGCCGAAAACCAGCAGGCGAGCGGCGCGTCGAT
Coding sequences within it:
- a CDS encoding M48 family metalloprotease, whose translation is MTALPPQPAFGAQRLRSLFRIALTLLAMFAIAVRPSMAQSILRDAETEALFQDMMDPLLVAAGLKPGQVRVHLLGDRSINAFVAGSQDIYVFSGLIEAADSAEEVQGVLAHELGHVMGGHAIRVNEGAKTATGISLLSLLLGAAAIAAGGGEAGMGIMMAGQQAALGKFLAFSRVQESTADAAGAQYLSKAGISGRGSLAFFKKLQNLEFRYGVKQDDDQAYGRTHPMSGDRIQTLREVYVIDPAWEKPADPKIEARFQRIKAKLSGYMAEPERTLRKFPESNTTIPARYARAYAWHKSAYPQKALTEVEGLLATNPSDPYFLELEGQVLLESGRPKEAIPALRKAVTNSRAQPLISATLGHALIATEDPANYAEAEEVLKTAVALDNQNPFAWYQLGIVYANKGDQARAALASAERYQLEGGQSGLALRNADMAMQGLPQGSPDWIRAQDISLVARAEVERERKRR
- a CDS encoding thioredoxin domain-containing protein produces the protein MTDKKDDYYQPWLRDPAPTPTGGAPAHDEGLAKPKDEPPVGIDLARYSAPEKPRDPLVKPEAIKAGAANLWDRIRDGAEAFADWTIRVGDRADIPARVEAMEIPRRARELAAKTGAVTARAARAAGRGSAQAGRAAAKASGEAWDKMALGDKVAKLSSEAGRGLGEVAGKTKAGVVDIAKASGESLRDGIGDAASKLRPAPREELAPPPSGLEQLLAREEAAAAQASAPAAPDLPLFAGDTMIPAVAKPAPTATPHAMDGDDRSPIAQPAKRAATTKAMSAQRLPQIKGTGMDGVSTRTWGLALGGILLLALVFWLGGRLGGGMSKSEVETIVADYIKANPQIIPEALEAQRNGEIAKAIDAIRPALEKPYAGAWAGNADGDVTLVVFTDYACGFCRASVPDVDRLIREDKRLKVVFRELPIIAPQSRDAAIMALAAARQGKYDAFHHAMFASGSLDKAAIAAAAAKVGVVTDGTADATANEALFQRELDSNLAIATQLQLNATPTWIVGNQLFQGQIGYDGLKQAVAKARAAKS
- a CDS encoding TonB-dependent receptor, which produces MRKLSAVLTKSGAFLLGSTILCTSGTALAQQNNTDDDRDIVVTASKREENLQDVPLAITAIGNERLQELQVKEFQDVVKFLPSVTIQTLAPGFSQVYFRGVASGENANHSTSLPTVGTYLDEMPITTIQGALDIHAYDFARVEALAGPQGTLYGASSMAGTIKLVTNRPDTSGTYGSVGLELNSVTRGGIGGVAEGFVNARLSDRAALRIVGWYRHDAGYIDNIAGTRVYPISQNTDTDGDGENDTVINLPGDDITQNNADLVEKDYNTVDTYGGRLALGIELDDDWTIRPTLMGQIQKANGSFAQERSSAVTRSLQTVQYNPERSDDKWIQAALTIEGKIGNWDLTVTGGHLRRKTLTDSDYSDYAYFYDALFGSAVYLYDNAGDQISPNQYIKGIDRYRRNFGEIRVASPADARIRFIGGLFYQRQSHNIEQHYIIDNLSDDLEVPTTVDNIWLTKQQRVDRDYAAFGELSFDITDKLTLTGGGRLYKFDNSLVGFFGYNNPGFSSNPVYACQGPAVVDGSPCTNLDKRTKKTDFIHKLNLTYKFTDDVMMYATWSRGFRPGGINRRGSLPPYGSDTLDNYELGWKTSFGPVRFNGAVYQEDWKNIQLSFLGANGLSEVRNAGIARIRGIEADVSYRSGGFSLGMGGSYNDATIRRDFCAIANADFDCTTPGNDLLAPSGSRLPVTAKFKGNAVARYEFPIGGMDGHVQFAVNHIGKRRSDLRTLENDIVGDFKAYTTADISVGVKGDAWSAELFATNLFDSRGVINSAVQCGETVCGDADGVTPGGGVFYDNVIRPRLIGIKVSKDF
- a CDS encoding tetratricopeptide repeat-containing sulfotransferase family protein gives rise to the protein MATVTLDQALANARQLLNGQPGAALAQAQAIIDEVPTSAAAHRLAAHALRALNREAEAQAASLAAVGATIHDEAMVDAALALAEDRLPDAEGALRQRLREDATDVAAIRMLAEVAGRIGRYEDAEKLLSRALELAPGFGAARANLATVYYKQNRFAAAAETLHAVLGDDPDNPAHANLRAAALGRIGGYDEALALYAELTRRFPDHAKLWMSYGHMLKTVGRQDDSIAAYRRALAADPGLGEIWWSLANLKTIRFDADDRAAMEAALVAAEPDADARADDRLHLHFALGKAYDDVAEYEPAFRHYAAGNAIRSAQLGYRAAETSAAVDAIIAACTPELFASRAGAGDPAPDPIFILGMPRAGSTLIEQILSCHSAIEGTMELPDIPALALGLGREAYDDGRRWIEALADTPPERLAEMGAAFIQRTAVQRKTDKPFYIDKLPNNWLYTAFIRLILPNAKIIDARRHPLDCCFSNFRQHYAKGQAFSYGLADVGGYYRDYVRLMAHIDRVQPGHVHRVIHEALLDDPEAEVRAMLAFLNQPFEEACLSFHANARAVRTASSEQVRRPINRDGVDQWQPYEIWLDPLKHALGPVLGAYPADPADFR
- a CDS encoding N-acetylmuramoyl-L-alanine amidase family protein, with protein sequence MFCGWGRHVSNKRWTIARPGRHSRAMSLLLALLGMIATPASALDKPSVTASASALDRASRGARAQWPSSSAFRAKRPGKRYSVTVPIGKPRPAVALPRIEGPDDSRLPLVVIDAGHGGHDPGATSPHSGKREKDITLALARAIRADLLASGRVRVALTRGDDRYLVLEERYGIARRLKADLFISVHADAAENQQASGASIYTLSEVASDREAARLAARENKANIINGVNLGAHSGDVSSILLDLTQRETMNTASDFARLLQREAGEAVKFRTEAHRFASFVVLKAPDTPSVLFETGFISNKEDSEFLASPAGQKKVARGVRDAVQIHFARRIAAR
- a CDS encoding Rne/Rng family ribonuclease, producing the protein MTTRMLIDARHREETRVAVTKGNRIEEFDFESAEHKQLKGNIYLAKVTRVEPSLQAAFIEYGGNRHGFLAFSEIHPDYYQIPKEDRDALLREEAEHAAAAAQRAEEDLDELEGDVADVEYHDEDENGDSRADRDDDRDDHDDGHDDHDDRDDNGDAENGDAEEGSEGTEEGKDSRGDRRGRGRGRGNGRKGGRGRSRRNDDEDGENRMSLRRRYKIQDVIRRRQVMLVQVVKEERGNKGAALTTYLSLAGRYCVLMPNTMHGGGISRKISNGADRRKLKAMIDELALPPTMGCIVRTAGMSRTKVEIKRDFDYLARLWDEIRENTLSSSAPALIHSDSDLVKRAIRDIYHKDIEEVLVEGDEGYKAAKQFMKLLMPSHARRVKQYADPVSLYQRYGVEDQLAGMLNPVVQLKSGGYLVINPTEALVSIDINSGRSTREHNIEQTALSTNLEAAAEIARQLRLRDMAGLVVIDFIDMDHGSNVRKVERAMKDALKNDRARIQVGRISGFGLMEMSRQRLRTGVLEASTRPCPHCEGTGLVRTASSAGLSALRLIEEEAARGKGNKITLRASQEATFYLLNEKRRELREIEELYGVTVEILPDGETEGARMAVEVSGPPPIARRSFAPIAPIEDDDDDYPEEEEEEAEEEAAEERPARSRDREEGAREREEGDGEGEGRKRRRRRRRGRRGRRDEEGSEAGEATEGGEDRGGDAADAEDGEAAPVEAVEAAPETEAEDAEAKPRRRRGGRGRKKPDAVDGADEAAVEAEAAPVEVVEAAEPVAEEAPAAEEKPKRKRAPRKTKAAAEAEAVAAEPVVEAVEAAPVAEAEPEAAPAKPAPKKRASRAKKAVAAEAAPEATREAEPVAADGDQDGEGSDGEPRRGWWQRTFGN